In Elephas maximus indicus isolate mEleMax1 chromosome 7, mEleMax1 primary haplotype, whole genome shotgun sequence, the following proteins share a genomic window:
- the PIDD1 gene encoding p53-induced death domain-containing protein 1 isoform X6: MAAAVEGLEPEAAAEDATRGAAEEAVDAGLRVPPLLAGNRLNLDLYPGGCHQLLHLCAQRSPQLLQVEFLRLSTHEDPGLLGATLAQVPGRLPCLRSLVLKGGQHRDALGACLRGCLTSLPDGLSNLARLAHLDLSFNSLEALPACVPQLRGLDALLLSHNCLLELPEALGALPSLTFLAVTHNCLQTLPTALGALSTLRRLDLSENLLDTLPPEIGGLSSLAELNLASNRLQSLPASLAGLRSLRLLFLYSNLLTSVPAGLIHLPLLARLDLRGNQLRDVPPEFLDAPFVRLQGNPLGEALPRPLSPPGTPVVPEMPRLFLTTDLDSFPVTPQGCSVTLACGIRLHFPAGATATPITIHYRLWLPEPRLVPLGPHDTLLSHVLELQPHGVVFQQDVGLWLLFVPPRVRRCREVVVRTLSEDSWTDLETHLEEEAPKQFWARCQVPHFSWFLVVSRPVSDTCLVPPEGTLLCSSGHPGVKVTFPQGATEEPRQVRMQVVHMASRELRALLGEPEAAVSPLLCLWQSGPPSFLRPVTVQLPLPPGITGLTLDRSRLHLLYQAPPVATWDDITAQVALELTHLYARFQVTHFSWYWLWYTTKSCVGGLARKAWARLRLHRVNLIALQRRRDPEQVLLQCLPRNKVEATLKRLLERYHGPEPSDTVELFEGEKFFAAFERGIDVDADRPDCVEGRICFVFYSHLKNVKEVYVTTALDREAQAVRGQVSFYRGTVPTEVPEEAEAARQKKGLDALWMATLPIKLPRLRGSEGTGQGLGAGLSLAPLNLGDAESGFLTQSNLLSVARRLGLDWPAVALHLGLPYRELQRIRLEFRDDLDGQIRHMLFSWAERQAGRPGAVGLLVQALEQSDRRDLAEEVRAVLELGRQKYQAGILRTGLAPGDPAPPSPSASESRESTEA, from the exons ATGGCTGCAGCGGTGGAGGGGCTGGAGCCCGAGGCAGCTGCAGAAGATGCGACAAGAGGTGCTGCAGAGGAGGCTGTGGACGCAGGGCTCAGGGTGCCACCTCTTCTGGCCGGGAACCGCCTGAACCTGGACCTGTACCCTGGAGGCTGCCACCAGCTGCTGCACCTGTGCGCCCAGCGGTCCCCTCAGCTGCTGCAGGTGGAGTTCCTTCGGCTGAGCACCCACGAGGACCCTGGGCTGCTGGGAGCCACCCTGGCCCAGGTGCCAGGCAGACTGCCCTGCCTCCGCTCCCTGGTTCTCAAAG GTGGGCAACACCGGGATGCACTGGGTGCCTGTCTTCGGGGCTGTCTCACTTCTCTGCCCGACGGCCTGAGCAACCTGGCTCGCCTGGCCCACTTGGACCTGAGCTTCAACAGTCTGGAGGCACTACCAGCGTGCGTTCCCCAGCTTCGTGGCCTGGATGCTCTCTTGCTCTCTCACAACTGCCTCTTGGAGCTGCCTGAGGCCCTGggagccctcccctccctcacctTCCTTGCTGTGACCCACAACTGCCTGCAAACGCTGCCTACAGCGCTGGGGGCCCTGTCTACCCTGAGGCGCCTTGATCTCTCTGAGAACCTTCTGGACACGCTGCCCCCTGAGATTGGAGGCCTGAGCAGCCTTGCTGAGCTCAACCTGGCCTCCAACCGGCTGCAGAGCCTCCCAGCCTCCCTTG CGGGGCTGCGGTCCTTGCGGCTCCTTTTCCTGTATAGCAACCTTCTGACCTCGGTGCCCGCTGGCCTTATCCACCTCCCTCTGCTCGCCCGGCTTGACCTGAGGGGCAACCAGCTGCGGGACGTGCCCCCTGAGTTCCTGGATGCTCCCTTTGTGCGGCTCCAGGGGAACCCCCTGGGCGAGGCCCTGCCGAGACCCCTGAGCCCCCCAG GGACACCTGTAGTTCCGGAAATGCCCAGGCTGTTCCTGACCACAGATTTGGACAG CTTCCCAGTGACCCCCCAAGGCTGCTCTGTGACCCTGGCCTGCGGCATTCGGCTACATTTCCCTGCAGGAGCCACCGCCACCCCCATCACCATCCACTATCGACTGTGGCTGCCGGAGCCTCGCTTGGTGCCCCTGGGGCCTCACGACACTCTTCTCAGCCATGTCCTGGAGCTGCAGCCTCACGGGGTGGTCTTCCAGCAG GATGTGGGCTTGTGGTTGCTCTTCGTGCCCCCGAGGGTCCGGCGTTGCCGCGAGGTGGTGGTCAGAACCCTGAGTGAAGACAGCTGGACCGACCTGGAGACCCATCTGGAAGAGGAGGCTCCCAAG CAGTTCTGGGCTCGCTGCCAAGTGCCCCACTTCTCCTGGTTTCTTGTGGTTTCCCGCCCCGTGTCCGACACCTGCCTGGTGCCACCAGAGGGAACGCTGCTCTGCTCCTCAGGACATCCCGGGGTCAAGGTCACGTTCCCCCAGGGGGCCACCGAGGAGCCTCGCCAGGTCCGAATGCAG GTGGTACACATGGCCAGCCGTGAGCTGCGAGCGCTGTTGGGGGAGCCTGAGGCAGCTGTGAGCCCCCTGCTGTGCCTCTGGCAGAGTGGACCCCCCAGCTTCCTCCGGCCTGTCACTGTGCAGCTGCCTCTGCCTCCTGGCATCACAG GCCTGACTCTGGACCGCTCCCGCCTGCACCTGTTGTACCAAGCCCCTCCTGTGGCCACCTGGGATGACATCACGGCTCAGGTGGCCCTAGAGCTTACACACCTGTATGCCCGCTTCCAGGTCACACACTTTTCCTG GTACTGGCTCTGGTACACCACTAAGAGCTGTGTGGGCGGCCTGGCGCGCAAGGCCTGGGCACGGCTGCGGCTGCACCGTGTGAACCTCATCGCGCTACAGAGACGCCGGGACCCTGAGCAGGTCCTGCTGCAGTGCCTGCCCCGCAACAAG GTGGAAGCCACTCTGAAGCGGCTGTTGGAGCGGTACCATGGCCCCGAGCCCTCAGATACCGTGGAGCTCTTTGAGGGCGAAAAGTTCTTTGCTGCCTTTGAGCGCGGCATTGACGTGGATGCCG ATCGTCCAGACTGTGTGGAGGGCAGGATCTGCTTTGTCTTCTATTCTCACCTGAAAAATGTGAAGGAGGTGTATGTAACCACTGCCTTGGACCGGGAGGCTCAGGCTGTGCGGGGCCAG gtGTCCTTCTACCGGGGCACAGTGCCCACAGAGGTCCCTGAAGAGGCGGAGGCGGCGCGGCAGAAGAAGGGCTTGGACGCCCTGTGGATGGCCACCCTGCCCATCAAGCTGCCG AGACTGCGGGGGTCTGAGGGGacggggcaggggctgggggcaggcctctccctggcacCTCTGAACCTCGGTGATGCCGAGAGCGGCTTCCTGACCCAGAGCAACTTGCTGAGCGTGGCCAGGCGCCTGGGCCTTGACTGGCCAGCTGTGGCCCTGCACCTGGGCCTGCCCTACCGCGAGCTGCAGCGGATCCGGCTTGAGTTCCG GGATGACCTGGACGGCCAGATCCGCCACATGCTCTTCTCCTGGGCTGAGAGGCAGGCTGGGCGGCCAGGCGCGGTGGGGCTCCTGGTGCAGGCCCTGGAGCAGAGTGACCGGAGAGACTTGGCTGAGGAGGTGCGGGCGGTCTTGGAGCTTGGTCGCCAAAAGTACCAGGCCGGCATCCTCCGCACAGGCCTGGCCCCCGGGGACCCAGCCCCACCCAGCCCTTCAGCATCAGAGTCCCGAGAGTCCACCGAGGCCTAA
- the PIDD1 gene encoding p53-induced death domain-containing protein 1 isoform X3: MAAAVEGLEPEAAAEDATRGAAEEAVDAGLRVPPLLAGNRLNLDLYPGGCHQLLHLCAQRSPQLLQVEFLRLSTHEDPGLLGATLAQVPGRLPCLRSLVLKGGQHRDALGACLRGCLTSLPDGLSNLARLAHLDLSFNSLEALPACVPQLRGLDALLLSHNCLLELPEALGALPSLTFLAVTHNCLQTLPTALGALSTLRRLDLSENLLDTLPPEIGGLSSLAELNLASNRLQSLPASLAGLRSLRLLFLYSNLLTSVPAGLIHLPLLARLDLRGNQLRDVPPEFLDAPFVRLQGNPLGEALPRPLSPPGTPVVPEMPRLFLTTDLDSFPVTPQGCSVTLACGIRLHFPAGATATPITIHYRLWLPEPRLVPLGPHDTLLSHVLELQPHGVVFQQDVGLWLLFVPPRVRRCREVVVRTLSEDSWTDLETHLEEEAPKQFWARCQVPHFSWFLVVSRPVSDTCLVPPEGTLLCSSGHPGVKVTFPQGATEEPRQVVHMASRELRALLGEPEAAVSPLLCLWQSGPPSFLRPVTVQLPLPPGITGLTLDRSRLHLLYQAPPVATWDDITAQVALELTHLYARFQVTHFSWSVLSPPPQHPRVSAVPSPLLLPHTGPGTPPRPVWGLVSALLTALAPQGLCSPLTSTPLRVSAVPSPPPRSGPQRSPHLHPSQGLCGPPHLHPSQGLCSPLISTPPRYWLWYTTKSCVGGLARKAWARLRLHRVNLIALQRRRDPEQVLLQCLPRNKVEATLKRLLERYHGPEPSDTVELFEGEKFFAAFERGIDVDADRPDCVEGRICFVFYSHLKNVKEVYVTTALDREAQAVRGQVSFYRGTVPTEVPEEAEAARQKKGLDALWMATLPIKLPRLRGSEGTGQGLGAGLSLAPLNLGDAESGFLTQSNLLSVARRLGLDWPAVALHLGLPYRELQRIRLEFRDDLDGQIRHMLFSWAERQAGRPGAVGLLVQALEQSDRRDLAEEVRAVLELGRQKYQAGILRTGLAPGDPAPPSPSASESRESTEA, encoded by the exons ATGGCTGCAGCGGTGGAGGGGCTGGAGCCCGAGGCAGCTGCAGAAGATGCGACAAGAGGTGCTGCAGAGGAGGCTGTGGACGCAGGGCTCAGGGTGCCACCTCTTCTGGCCGGGAACCGCCTGAACCTGGACCTGTACCCTGGAGGCTGCCACCAGCTGCTGCACCTGTGCGCCCAGCGGTCCCCTCAGCTGCTGCAGGTGGAGTTCCTTCGGCTGAGCACCCACGAGGACCCTGGGCTGCTGGGAGCCACCCTGGCCCAGGTGCCAGGCAGACTGCCCTGCCTCCGCTCCCTGGTTCTCAAAG GTGGGCAACACCGGGATGCACTGGGTGCCTGTCTTCGGGGCTGTCTCACTTCTCTGCCCGACGGCCTGAGCAACCTGGCTCGCCTGGCCCACTTGGACCTGAGCTTCAACAGTCTGGAGGCACTACCAGCGTGCGTTCCCCAGCTTCGTGGCCTGGATGCTCTCTTGCTCTCTCACAACTGCCTCTTGGAGCTGCCTGAGGCCCTGggagccctcccctccctcacctTCCTTGCTGTGACCCACAACTGCCTGCAAACGCTGCCTACAGCGCTGGGGGCCCTGTCTACCCTGAGGCGCCTTGATCTCTCTGAGAACCTTCTGGACACGCTGCCCCCTGAGATTGGAGGCCTGAGCAGCCTTGCTGAGCTCAACCTGGCCTCCAACCGGCTGCAGAGCCTCCCAGCCTCCCTTG CGGGGCTGCGGTCCTTGCGGCTCCTTTTCCTGTATAGCAACCTTCTGACCTCGGTGCCCGCTGGCCTTATCCACCTCCCTCTGCTCGCCCGGCTTGACCTGAGGGGCAACCAGCTGCGGGACGTGCCCCCTGAGTTCCTGGATGCTCCCTTTGTGCGGCTCCAGGGGAACCCCCTGGGCGAGGCCCTGCCGAGACCCCTGAGCCCCCCAG GGACACCTGTAGTTCCGGAAATGCCCAGGCTGTTCCTGACCACAGATTTGGACAG CTTCCCAGTGACCCCCCAAGGCTGCTCTGTGACCCTGGCCTGCGGCATTCGGCTACATTTCCCTGCAGGAGCCACCGCCACCCCCATCACCATCCACTATCGACTGTGGCTGCCGGAGCCTCGCTTGGTGCCCCTGGGGCCTCACGACACTCTTCTCAGCCATGTCCTGGAGCTGCAGCCTCACGGGGTGGTCTTCCAGCAG GATGTGGGCTTGTGGTTGCTCTTCGTGCCCCCGAGGGTCCGGCGTTGCCGCGAGGTGGTGGTCAGAACCCTGAGTGAAGACAGCTGGACCGACCTGGAGACCCATCTGGAAGAGGAGGCTCCCAAG CAGTTCTGGGCTCGCTGCCAAGTGCCCCACTTCTCCTGGTTTCTTGTGGTTTCCCGCCCCGTGTCCGACACCTGCCTGGTGCCACCAGAGGGAACGCTGCTCTGCTCCTCAGGACATCCCGGGGTCAAGGTCACGTTCCCCCAGGGGGCCACCGAGGAGCCTCGCCAG GTGGTACACATGGCCAGCCGTGAGCTGCGAGCGCTGTTGGGGGAGCCTGAGGCAGCTGTGAGCCCCCTGCTGTGCCTCTGGCAGAGTGGACCCCCCAGCTTCCTCCGGCCTGTCACTGTGCAGCTGCCTCTGCCTCCTGGCATCACAG GCCTGACTCTGGACCGCTCCCGCCTGCACCTGTTGTACCAAGCCCCTCCTGTGGCCACCTGGGATGACATCACGGCTCAGGTGGCCCTAGAGCTTACACACCTGTATGCCCGCTTCCAGGTCACACACTTTTCCTGGTCAGTGCTCTCCCCACCTCCTCAGCACCCCAGGGTCTCTGCAGTCCCCtcacccctcctcctcccacataCTGGCCCTGGTACACCACCAAGACCTGTGTGGGGCCTGGTCAGTGCCCTCCTTACCGCCTTAGCACCCCAGGGTCTCTGCAGTCCCCTCACCTCCACTCCTCTCAGGGTCTCTGCGGTCCCCTCACCTCCACCCCGCTCAGGGCCTCAGCGGTCCCCTCACCTCCACCCCTCTCAGGGTCTCTGCGGTCCCCCTCACCTTCACCCCTCTCAGGGTCTCTGCAGTCCCCTCATCTCTACTCCTCCTAGGTACTGGCTCTGGTACACCACTAAGAGCTGTGTGGGCGGCCTGGCGCGCAAGGCCTGGGCACGGCTGCGGCTGCACCGTGTGAACCTCATCGCGCTACAGAGACGCCGGGACCCTGAGCAGGTCCTGCTGCAGTGCCTGCCCCGCAACAAG GTGGAAGCCACTCTGAAGCGGCTGTTGGAGCGGTACCATGGCCCCGAGCCCTCAGATACCGTGGAGCTCTTTGAGGGCGAAAAGTTCTTTGCTGCCTTTGAGCGCGGCATTGACGTGGATGCCG ATCGTCCAGACTGTGTGGAGGGCAGGATCTGCTTTGTCTTCTATTCTCACCTGAAAAATGTGAAGGAGGTGTATGTAACCACTGCCTTGGACCGGGAGGCTCAGGCTGTGCGGGGCCAG gtGTCCTTCTACCGGGGCACAGTGCCCACAGAGGTCCCTGAAGAGGCGGAGGCGGCGCGGCAGAAGAAGGGCTTGGACGCCCTGTGGATGGCCACCCTGCCCATCAAGCTGCCG AGACTGCGGGGGTCTGAGGGGacggggcaggggctgggggcaggcctctccctggcacCTCTGAACCTCGGTGATGCCGAGAGCGGCTTCCTGACCCAGAGCAACTTGCTGAGCGTGGCCAGGCGCCTGGGCCTTGACTGGCCAGCTGTGGCCCTGCACCTGGGCCTGCCCTACCGCGAGCTGCAGCGGATCCGGCTTGAGTTCCG GGATGACCTGGACGGCCAGATCCGCCACATGCTCTTCTCCTGGGCTGAGAGGCAGGCTGGGCGGCCAGGCGCGGTGGGGCTCCTGGTGCAGGCCCTGGAGCAGAGTGACCGGAGAGACTTGGCTGAGGAGGTGCGGGCGGTCTTGGAGCTTGGTCGCCAAAAGTACCAGGCCGGCATCCTCCGCACAGGCCTGGCCCCCGGGGACCCAGCCCCACCCAGCCCTTCAGCATCAGAGTCCCGAGAGTCCACCGAGGCCTAA
- the PIDD1 gene encoding p53-induced death domain-containing protein 1 isoform X4, producing the protein MAAAVEGLEPEAAAEDATRGAAEEAVDAGLRVPPLLAGNRLNLDLYPGGCHQLLHLCAQRSPQLLQVEFLRLSTHEDPGLLGATLAQVPGRLPCLRSLVLKGGQHRDALGACLRGCLTSLPDGLSNLARLAHLDLSFNSLEALPACVPQLRGLDALLLSHNCLLELPEALGALPSLTFLAVTHNCLQTLPTALGALSTLRRLDLSENLLDTLPPEIGGLSSLAELNLASNRLQSLPASLAGLRSLRLLFLYSNLLTSVPAGLIHLPLLARLDLRGNQLRDVPPEFLDAPFVRLQGNPLGEALPRPLSPPGTPVVPEMPRLFLTTDLDSFPVTPQGCSVTLACGIRLHFPAGATATPITIHYRLWLPEPRLVPLGPHDTLLSHVLELQPHGVVFQQDVGLWLLFVPPRVRRCREVVVRTLSEDSWTDLETHLEEEAPKRERCSAPQDIPGSRSRSPRGPPRSLARSECSRELRALLGEPEAAVSPLLCLWQSGPPSFLRPVTVQLPLPPGITGLTLDRSRLHLLYQAPPVATWDDITAQVALELTHLYARFQVTHFSWSVLSPPPQHPRVSAVPSPLLLPHTGPGTPPRPVWGLVSALLTALAPQGLCSPLTSTPLRVSAVPSPPPRSGPQRSPHLHPSQGLCGPPHLHPSQGLCSPLISTPPRYWLWYTTKSCVGGLARKAWARLRLHRVNLIALQRRRDPEQVLLQCLPRNKVEATLKRLLERYHGPEPSDTVELFEGEKFFAAFERGIDVDADRPDCVEGRICFVFYSHLKNVKEVYVTTALDREAQAVRGQVSFYRGTVPTEVPEEAEAARQKKGLDALWMATLPIKLPRLRGSEGTGQGLGAGLSLAPLNLGDAESGFLTQSNLLSVARRLGLDWPAVALHLGLPYRELQRIRLEFRDDLDGQIRHMLFSWAERQAGRPGAVGLLVQALEQSDRRDLAEEVRAVLELGRQKYQAGILRTGLAPGDPAPPSPSASESRESTEA; encoded by the exons ATGGCTGCAGCGGTGGAGGGGCTGGAGCCCGAGGCAGCTGCAGAAGATGCGACAAGAGGTGCTGCAGAGGAGGCTGTGGACGCAGGGCTCAGGGTGCCACCTCTTCTGGCCGGGAACCGCCTGAACCTGGACCTGTACCCTGGAGGCTGCCACCAGCTGCTGCACCTGTGCGCCCAGCGGTCCCCTCAGCTGCTGCAGGTGGAGTTCCTTCGGCTGAGCACCCACGAGGACCCTGGGCTGCTGGGAGCCACCCTGGCCCAGGTGCCAGGCAGACTGCCCTGCCTCCGCTCCCTGGTTCTCAAAG GTGGGCAACACCGGGATGCACTGGGTGCCTGTCTTCGGGGCTGTCTCACTTCTCTGCCCGACGGCCTGAGCAACCTGGCTCGCCTGGCCCACTTGGACCTGAGCTTCAACAGTCTGGAGGCACTACCAGCGTGCGTTCCCCAGCTTCGTGGCCTGGATGCTCTCTTGCTCTCTCACAACTGCCTCTTGGAGCTGCCTGAGGCCCTGggagccctcccctccctcacctTCCTTGCTGTGACCCACAACTGCCTGCAAACGCTGCCTACAGCGCTGGGGGCCCTGTCTACCCTGAGGCGCCTTGATCTCTCTGAGAACCTTCTGGACACGCTGCCCCCTGAGATTGGAGGCCTGAGCAGCCTTGCTGAGCTCAACCTGGCCTCCAACCGGCTGCAGAGCCTCCCAGCCTCCCTTG CGGGGCTGCGGTCCTTGCGGCTCCTTTTCCTGTATAGCAACCTTCTGACCTCGGTGCCCGCTGGCCTTATCCACCTCCCTCTGCTCGCCCGGCTTGACCTGAGGGGCAACCAGCTGCGGGACGTGCCCCCTGAGTTCCTGGATGCTCCCTTTGTGCGGCTCCAGGGGAACCCCCTGGGCGAGGCCCTGCCGAGACCCCTGAGCCCCCCAG GGACACCTGTAGTTCCGGAAATGCCCAGGCTGTTCCTGACCACAGATTTGGACAG CTTCCCAGTGACCCCCCAAGGCTGCTCTGTGACCCTGGCCTGCGGCATTCGGCTACATTTCCCTGCAGGAGCCACCGCCACCCCCATCACCATCCACTATCGACTGTGGCTGCCGGAGCCTCGCTTGGTGCCCCTGGGGCCTCACGACACTCTTCTCAGCCATGTCCTGGAGCTGCAGCCTCACGGGGTGGTCTTCCAGCAG GATGTGGGCTTGTGGTTGCTCTTCGTGCCCCCGAGGGTCCGGCGTTGCCGCGAGGTGGTGGTCAGAACCCTGAGTGAAGACAGCTGGACCGACCTGGAGACCCATCTGGAAGAGGAGGCTCCCAAG AGGGAACGCTGCTCTGCTCCTCAGGACATCCCGGGGTCAAGGTCACGTTCCCCCAGGGGGCCACCGAGGAGCCTCGCCAGGTCCGAATGCAG CCGTGAGCTGCGAGCGCTGTTGGGGGAGCCTGAGGCAGCTGTGAGCCCCCTGCTGTGCCTCTGGCAGAGTGGACCCCCCAGCTTCCTCCGGCCTGTCACTGTGCAGCTGCCTCTGCCTCCTGGCATCACAG GCCTGACTCTGGACCGCTCCCGCCTGCACCTGTTGTACCAAGCCCCTCCTGTGGCCACCTGGGATGACATCACGGCTCAGGTGGCCCTAGAGCTTACACACCTGTATGCCCGCTTCCAGGTCACACACTTTTCCTGGTCAGTGCTCTCCCCACCTCCTCAGCACCCCAGGGTCTCTGCAGTCCCCtcacccctcctcctcccacataCTGGCCCTGGTACACCACCAAGACCTGTGTGGGGCCTGGTCAGTGCCCTCCTTACCGCCTTAGCACCCCAGGGTCTCTGCAGTCCCCTCACCTCCACTCCTCTCAGGGTCTCTGCGGTCCCCTCACCTCCACCCCGCTCAGGGCCTCAGCGGTCCCCTCACCTCCACCCCTCTCAGGGTCTCTGCGGTCCCCCTCACCTTCACCCCTCTCAGGGTCTCTGCAGTCCCCTCATCTCTACTCCTCCTAGGTACTGGCTCTGGTACACCACTAAGAGCTGTGTGGGCGGCCTGGCGCGCAAGGCCTGGGCACGGCTGCGGCTGCACCGTGTGAACCTCATCGCGCTACAGAGACGCCGGGACCCTGAGCAGGTCCTGCTGCAGTGCCTGCCCCGCAACAAG GTGGAAGCCACTCTGAAGCGGCTGTTGGAGCGGTACCATGGCCCCGAGCCCTCAGATACCGTGGAGCTCTTTGAGGGCGAAAAGTTCTTTGCTGCCTTTGAGCGCGGCATTGACGTGGATGCCG ATCGTCCAGACTGTGTGGAGGGCAGGATCTGCTTTGTCTTCTATTCTCACCTGAAAAATGTGAAGGAGGTGTATGTAACCACTGCCTTGGACCGGGAGGCTCAGGCTGTGCGGGGCCAG gtGTCCTTCTACCGGGGCACAGTGCCCACAGAGGTCCCTGAAGAGGCGGAGGCGGCGCGGCAGAAGAAGGGCTTGGACGCCCTGTGGATGGCCACCCTGCCCATCAAGCTGCCG AGACTGCGGGGGTCTGAGGGGacggggcaggggctgggggcaggcctctccctggcacCTCTGAACCTCGGTGATGCCGAGAGCGGCTTCCTGACCCAGAGCAACTTGCTGAGCGTGGCCAGGCGCCTGGGCCTTGACTGGCCAGCTGTGGCCCTGCACCTGGGCCTGCCCTACCGCGAGCTGCAGCGGATCCGGCTTGAGTTCCG GGATGACCTGGACGGCCAGATCCGCCACATGCTCTTCTCCTGGGCTGAGAGGCAGGCTGGGCGGCCAGGCGCGGTGGGGCTCCTGGTGCAGGCCCTGGAGCAGAGTGACCGGAGAGACTTGGCTGAGGAGGTGCGGGCGGTCTTGGAGCTTGGTCGCCAAAAGTACCAGGCCGGCATCCTCCGCACAGGCCTGGCCCCCGGGGACCCAGCCCCACCCAGCCCTTCAGCATCAGAGTCCCGAGAGTCCACCGAGGCCTAA